The Lonsdalea populi genome window below encodes:
- the fliM gene encoding flagellar motor switch protein FliM yields the protein MSDSILSQAEIDALLNGDSDDGDSKAKSASGPESDIRPYDPNTQRRVVRERLQSLEIINERFARQFRMGLFNLLRRSPDITAGPIKIQPYHDFARNLPVPTNLNLVHLNPLRGTALFVFSPSLVFIAVDNLFGGDGRFPTKVEGREFTHTEQRVVKRMLRLALEAYGDAWNAIYKLDVEYVRSEMQVKFTNITTSPNDIVVTTPFHVEIGNLTGEFNICIPFAMIEPLRELLVNPPMENSRQEDQSWRDTLAKQVQHSELELVANFTDVSLRLSKVLKLQPGDVLPIEKPDSIIAHVDGVPVLAGQYGTYKGQYALRVEQLVNPILTSLNNEGQPHE from the coding sequence ATGAGTGACAGTATTCTTTCTCAGGCAGAAATTGACGCATTGCTCAACGGTGACAGCGACGATGGCGATAGCAAAGCGAAGTCGGCTTCTGGCCCGGAGAGCGATATCCGGCCTTACGACCCCAATACGCAACGGCGTGTTGTTCGTGAGCGCTTGCAGTCGTTAGAAATCATCAACGAGCGCTTTGCCCGTCAGTTCCGCATGGGGTTGTTCAATCTGCTGCGTCGTAGCCCGGATATCACTGCCGGACCTATCAAAATCCAGCCGTATCATGATTTTGCGCGTAACCTGCCGGTGCCGACCAACCTTAACCTGGTGCATTTGAATCCGCTACGCGGCACGGCGTTGTTTGTGTTTTCTCCGAGCCTGGTGTTTATTGCGGTCGATAACTTGTTCGGCGGGGATGGTCGTTTCCCCACTAAGGTAGAAGGACGGGAGTTCACCCATACCGAACAGCGCGTGGTGAAAAGAATGCTGCGCCTGGCGTTGGAAGCCTACGGGGATGCCTGGAACGCGATCTATAAGTTAGACGTGGAATATGTGCGCTCCGAGATGCAGGTCAAGTTTACCAATATCACGACATCGCCTAACGATATCGTGGTCACTACGCCTTTCCACGTGGAAATCGGCAACCTGACCGGCGAATTCAATATTTGTATTCCTTTTGCCATGATCGAGCCGCTGCGCGAGCTGCTGGTGAATCCTCCGATGGAGAATTCCCGTCAGGAAGATCAGAGCTGGAGGGATACGTTGGCCAAACAGGTTCAGCATTCTGAGCTGGAACTGGTCGCCAACTTCACCGATGTGTCGCTGCGGTTGTCCAAAGTGCTGAAGCTACAGCCGGGCGACGTATTGCCTATAGAAAAACCTGACAGCATCATTGCCCATGTCGACGGTGTTCCGGTATTGGCCGGTCAGTACGGCACCTACAAAGGACAATATGCTCTTCGAGTCGAACAGTTAGTGAATCCAATTTTGACTTCTCTGAACAACGAGGGACAGCCCCATGAGTGA
- the fliL gene encoding flagellar basal body-associated protein FliL, with product MAEEKSQSGRKRSVLLMLLIVIALVATCAAGTGWWFFYHKNAEPTMAKEVPPPEPVFMPLDTFTVNLVNPDNNPDRVLYVGFTLRLPDEETKSRFTRYLPEVRSRLLMLLSRQDSAALANEQGKQKLIEDIKQVLSPPLVQGQPNQVVTDVLFTAFILR from the coding sequence ATGGCTGAAGAAAAATCACAGTCGGGACGCAAGCGTTCTGTCTTGTTAATGCTGCTAATCGTTATCGCGTTGGTGGCGACATGTGCCGCCGGCACCGGTTGGTGGTTCTTTTATCATAAAAACGCTGAGCCGACGATGGCAAAAGAAGTGCCTCCCCCGGAACCTGTATTCATGCCATTGGATACATTTACTGTTAACTTGGTTAATCCGGATAACAATCCCGATCGTGTGTTGTACGTTGGGTTCACCCTGCGTCTGCCAGATGAAGAAACCAAGAGCCGCTTCACCCGCTACTTGCCCGAAGTGCGCAGCCGCTTGCTGATGCTGCTTTCCCGACAGGACTCTGCCGCGTTGGCCAACGAACAAGGTAAGCAGAAGCTGATTGAAGATATTAAGCAGGTTCTTAGCCCGCCGCTGGTTCAAGGGCAACCCAACCAGGTGGTCACGGATGTTCTGTTCACCGCTTTCATACTGCGATAA